In the Anser cygnoides isolate HZ-2024a breed goose chromosome 27, Taihu_goose_T2T_genome, whole genome shotgun sequence genome, one interval contains:
- the CTXN1 gene encoding cortexin-1: MNDASTMDYELLSPSLVEHPASTAGMDAEQKTVFAFVIFLLVFLVMLMVRCFRILLDPYSRMPASSWTDHKEGLERGQFDYALV, from the coding sequence ATGAATGATGCATCGACAATGGATTATGAACTCCTGTCCCCCTCCTTGGTCGAGCACCCGGCCAGCACTGCGGGCATGGATGCTGAGCAAAAAACCGTCTTTGCCTTTGTCATCTTCCTCCTGGTCTTCTTGGTGATGCTGATGGTGCGCTGCTTCCGCATCCTGCTGGACCCCTACAGCCGCATGCCTGCCTCCTCCTGGACTGACCACAAGGAGGGGTTGGAGAGGGGCCAGTTCGATTATGCCTTGGTGTag